From a single Deltaproteobacteria bacterium HGW-Deltaproteobacteria-6 genomic region:
- a CDS encoding peptidase C14, whose product MEKLFRACSGISHVFCGIIFLGIFIFAGIQAGEAARPADVTQANQKERGTDNNRYNIQALDLTQADRKEVTVRVAAADAEWKNSGVLVRKGIKYKISASGNWSLGPICGVTGPDGVGNSAICGGVIVKGSGSLLVGKIGEEGDPFAIGSGIQLTAEEDGVLFFNVNGGLKVFCSGQVKVTTAVLSPPPEPVVAHSRKSDIDELPAIKTKPNKNAYAIVIGIEQYRQKLPRADFAVSDAKLMSEYLIKVMGYPEENVVVLVNDHAALGDFVKYFEKWLPNNVEKGGTVLVYYSGHGAPSPKTGDAYLVPYDGDPSFIAETGYSLQRMYEALGKLPAKEIVVALDSCFSGAGGRSVIARGMRPLVMNLQGGLPLSRNITVLSASAGDQISATYDEKGHGLFTYFLLKGIRNEDVVRPDGSIKMDDLFGYIKPQVERIARKQYNNEQTPQLMGAKKN is encoded by the coding sequence GGAATCTCACATGTTTTTTGTGGCATCATATTTCTTGGTATTTTTATTTTTGCCGGAATCCAGGCTGGAGAAGCCGCCCGGCCCGCGGATGTGACGCAGGCAAATCAAAAAGAGCGCGGCACAGACAATAATCGATATAATATTCAGGCGCTGGATTTAACGCAGGCGGACCGGAAAGAGGTAACCGTAAGAGTAGCGGCCGCCGACGCCGAATGGAAAAATTCCGGGGTGTTGGTCAGGAAAGGAATAAAATATAAAATTTCCGCCAGCGGCAATTGGTCTCTGGGTCCGATCTGCGGGGTTACCGGTCCGGATGGCGTCGGAAACTCCGCCATTTGCGGCGGGGTGATTGTAAAGGGAAGCGGTTCGCTGCTCGTCGGTAAAATCGGGGAAGAGGGCGACCCGTTTGCCATCGGCAGCGGCATTCAGTTGACGGCCGAGGAAGATGGTGTTCTTTTCTTCAACGTTAATGGCGGACTGAAGGTATTCTGCAGCGGTCAGGTCAAAGTGACGACGGCGGTGCTCAGTCCGCCGCCTGAACCGGTGGTGGCACATTCGCGTAAATCAGATATCGACGAACTGCCCGCAATTAAAACCAAACCCAATAAAAATGCCTATGCCATTGTCATCGGCATCGAACAATATCGTCAAAAGCTGCCCAGGGCCGATTTTGCGGTAAGTGATGCAAAGCTGATGAGTGAGTACCTGATCAAGGTTATGGGCTACCCGGAAGAAAATGTTGTAGTGCTCGTCAACGATCATGCCGCCCTGGGCGATTTTGTGAAATATTTTGAAAAATGGCTGCCGAACAATGTGGAAAAGGGCGGCACTGTTTTGGTTTACTATTCCGGACACGGCGCGCCTTCTCCCAAAACGGGAGATGCTTACCTTGTTCCTTATGACGGCGACCCGTCCTTTATAGCCGAGACGGGGTACTCATTACAAAGAATGTATGAAGCTCTGGGAAAACTTCCGGCCAAAGAAATTGTTGTTGCTCTGGATTCCTGCTTCTCGGGAGCAGGCGGCCGGTCGGTCATTGCCAGGGGCATGCGGCCCCTGGTCATGAATCTTCAGGGCGGTCTGCCTCTTTCCCGAAACATAACCGTTTTGTCCGCCTCGGCAGGCGATCAAATCAGTGCCACGTACGATGAAAAAGGGCACGGTCTCTTTACTTACTTCCTGCTTAAGGGCATCAGGAATGAGGATGTTGTAAGGCCGGATGGTTCCATCAAAATGGATGACCTGTTTGGTTACATCAAACCCCAGGTGGAGCGCATTGCCCGGAAACAATACAACAACGAACAGACACCGCAGTTGATGGGTGCAAAAAAGAATTAA